AGGACGTCGCCGCGGTCGAGGTCGGGCCACGCGACGTGCGGTACGCCGGCCGAGGTCGCCGCCGCGACCGCGTCGTGTTCCGAGGGATCGTGGAGCAAGAGGGCCGCGCCCGCGTCCTCGAGCTGGAACGCGAGCTCGGCGGCGGTCAGGCGCCGGTTCAAGGGAACCAGGCAGAGCGCGAGCCGGCGCGCCGCGTGGACCGCGCGGGCGAGGTGCACGCCGTCCGGACAGGCGACCGCCAGTCGGTCGCCCGCTCCGAGGCCACAGCGCTCCAGCGCGTTCGCGACGTCCGACACCGAACGGTGAAGCTCCCCGTAGTCGAGGTGCACGTCGGCCCGTTCGAGGGCGCGGGCGGCGGGCGTTCGCGCGGCCCGCTCGGCCAGCCAATCGAGCGAACTCACGGGCATGGGATGGCTTCGATCGGGGCGTCGGGAGCCCAGGCGAGGTGGACATGCACCGCTCGGCGTTCGGTCGGCACGTGGAAGTGTCCGGTCTCGAGGCGCGGGGGCGCCCCGAGGTCGGCGGCGAGTACCGGACCCAACCCGGACGGCGGTCCCTTTGCGAGCGCAGCGGCCAGCGACACGGCGGCCCACGTCCCGACCGCGGAGTCGAGGAAGCCTCCGATCACCGGAAGTGCATCGGAGGCGCGTGCGAGCTCGGCCATCGCCTGGGTCGCGCGCAGCCCCCCCAGCACCGCCGGCTTGAGCACCCAGACATCGGCGGCCTGCCGCTCGGCGATGCGTCCCGCGCTCGCGTGGTTGCTCAGACACTCATCTGCGCCGAGCGGTACCGGCGAGGTCTCCCGCAAACGCGCCAGCGCCTCGACGTCGGCGACCGGCTGTTCGACCCAGGCCGGCCGGTACGGCGCCAGCGCCGCCAGTCGTTCGCGTGCGTCCGCCTCCTCCCACGCCCCGTTCGCGTCCAGCCGGAGCTCGACGGCGTCAGGGCAGACGCGCCGCACGGCGGCGACGCGCTCCAGGTCGGCGTTGCCGAGTCCTACCTTGAGCTTGAGCGCCGGGAACCCCGCAGCCACGGCGGCGGCGGCTTCCTCGCCGAGATCGCTGGGGCCGGTCGCGCTCAACAGGGCCGCGACCCCGACGCGTGCCCGCGGACGCCGGCGCCCTCGGTCGGCGAGCAACGCGGACAGGGGAACCCCCTGCAAACGCGACGCGAGGTCGTGCAAGGCCGTATCCAGGGCGCCCCGGGCACAGGGGCGATCCTTCGCCATCGCATCGACGTGGTCGAGGTTCGTCATCAGCGACCGGCGGCCGAATTTGCAGAGTTCTGCACCCACCGCGCGCAGGGCGGCTTCGGCTTCCTCCCGGGATTCCAGGCCGAACCCGGGCAGGGGCGCGGCCTCGCCGTAGCCGACTTCGCCCGAAGCGTCGCGCAGCAGCACGATCCAGCCCTCGCGCGCTCGGATCGTGCCGTGGGCCGTCGCCAGTGGAGTGCGCAACGGAAGCGTGAAGGGTCGCAGGCAGAACTCGGCGACCTGGATCACGACAGCGCGATTCCCGCCGCGAAGAACGCCGAGAAGAGCAGCGCCAGCCGCGCGGTGCGTTCGAGGATCGGGTTGAGCGCCGAGCCTCGTTCGCGGCGCAACGCGCGCACCAGGCCGATCGCGGGCGGTGCGCACAAGAGCGGAAGCCAGATCCACTGGGCATCGAGCAGGAGCCACCACACGAGCGGCACACCGAGGGCGAGTGCGACCAGCCCCGTGTACTCGGCCCGCGCCGCGGTCTCACCGAAGCGCACGGCCAGCGTGCGCTTGCCGGCTACCCGATCCGTCGCCACGTCGCGCAGGTTGTTGACGCAGAGCACCGCCGTCGCGAGTGCGCCCACGGGCAGCGCCGCCCACCACGCCTCGAGCGGCAGCGTGCCGAGCTGCACCCAGACCGTGCCGCACACCGCACCGAGGCCGAAGAACAGGAACACCGCGACGTCGCCCAGGCCGTGATAACCCAGCGGGTACGGCCCGCCGGTGTACGCATAGCCCGCGGCGATCGATACCAGCCCGAGCGCCAGGATCGGCCAGCCGCCCACCGCGACGAGGTAGAGGCCGACGAGGAAGGCCAGCCCGAAGGCGAGCACGGCACCGCGTCGCATCTGATGGGCAGTGAGCCAGCCCTGCTGGACGGCGCGCGGCGGTCCCTGTCGCGCCTCGGTGTCGGCCCCCTTCTCGGCGTCGGCGAAGTCGTTGACGAAGTTGGACCCGATCTGCAGACACAGCGCCCCGGCCAGGGCGCCGAGGGCGGGAAGCCACTGGGGCTCGGCCGTGTGTGCGGCGACCGCCGTCCCGACGGCAACCGGCGCGACCGCCAGGGGCAACGTGCGCGGTCGGCTCGCGAGCCACCACGCTTGCAGGGCCGAGGGACGTTCGGCCAGCGCCGCTTCAGCCATCGTGGCTCGCTTCCGAACGGGCCTCGACGCGGCTCCAGAACTCCGAGAGGGAAGCGGCGAGGAAGTTGGCGTTCTCCCAGTGCGCGGCGTGCCCGGCTGCGGGGACGTCGACGCGCTGCGCGTCGGGGATCTGCCCAGCCATCTGGTCGGCGATGGCGACGAACTTCGTGTCTTCGGCCCCGGCTGCGATCCAGCAGGGAACCGACAGCGTTCCCAGGGCGGCGTGCAGCGCCGGCTGTGCGCCGGTCCCCATGCCCCGGAGCGAACCCGCCAGGCCCGACGCGCGCTGGGACAGCCGGTCGCGTCGAAGCGCGGCCCGGGTGTCGCCGTCGAGTCGGGTGGTCTGGGAAGCGAAGAGTGGCAGCGACTCCCACGACTCGACGAACGCGGCCACGCCGTCGGCTTCGATGCGCGCGGCCAGCGCTTCATCACTCGCGCGTCGCGCGGCGCGCTCGTCTTCGCCGGCGAGCCCGGGGCTCGCCCCCAGCAGCGCCAGCGACGCGACCTTCTCGGGAGCGCGCGCGGCCAAGGCCAGGGCCGTACGGCCCCCCATCGAGTAGCCGAAGAGATGCACGCGCCCGAGCGCCTTCGCGTCGATGAGGGCCGACAGCTGTTCGACGCAAGCCTCCATCGCGTAGGGCGCCGCGACACTCGGGGCCTCGCTGGCGCCATGTCCGACAAGGTCGGGAGCGACGACGCGGTAGCGTTGCGACCACCGCGCGGCGAGCGGCGCGAACCCGCCCCCGGTTCCTGTGAAACCGTGGAGCGCGAGCACGCTCGGTCCGCGGCCCCAGGCATGCACGGCGAGGGACACGCCCGCGGCCGAGACGTGGGTCACACGCTCAGTCAAGGGAGGCCTCTCGTGCGGCCTCGTGCATCGCCGCTTGCAACGTGCGTCGCTGTTCGACGCTCGCCGCGGCTCGGGTGGGAACGACGAGACAGCGCGGGCCCTCGGCCGCGGCGGCCTGCTTCAGCGCCGAGCGCAGATGGAGCCAGGAGGTGATGCGCTCGCTCGGAACGCCCGCTGCCTCCGACAGGCGGACGAGGTCGTGACCATGCGGGGTGTGGAAGACCTCTTCGAACGAAGCGGCATCCCCGAACGCGGCGACCGGCAGCATCGAGAAGATGCCGCCACCGTCGTTGTCGACCACGACCAAGGTGAGCGGAAGGCCGAGCCGTTGCGCGGTGAGCAGACCCGAGAGGTCGTGAAGGCACGCGAGGTCGCCCACGTAGAGGACGGTCCGCCCGCCGCGCGCGTGGGTCGCCCCGGCTGCCGACGAGATCAGACCATCGATCCCGTTCGCACCCCGATTGCAGAGCACGCGGGGGCCCGCGTGGCCGCTCGGCCAGAACTGATCGAGGT
This genomic interval from Myxococcota bacterium contains the following:
- the menC gene encoding o-succinylbenzoate synthase: MIQVAEFCLRPFTLPLRTPLATAHGTIRAREGWIVLLRDASGEVGYGEAAPLPGFGLESREEAEAALRAVGAELCKFGRRSLMTNLDHVDAMAKDRPCARGALDTALHDLASRLQGVPLSALLADRGRRRPRARVGVAALLSATGPSDLGEEAAAAVAAGFPALKLKVGLGNADLERVAAVRRVCPDAVELRLDANGAWEEADARERLAALAPYRPAWVEQPVADVEALARLRETSPVPLGADECLSNHASAGRIAERQAADVWVLKPAVLGGLRATQAMAELARASDALPVIGGFLDSAVGTWAAVSLAAALAKGPPSGLGPVLAADLGAPPRLETGHFHVPTERRAVHVHLAWAPDAPIEAIPCP
- a CDS encoding 1,4-dihydroxy-2-naphthoate polyprenyltransferase, yielding MAEAALAERPSALQAWWLASRPRTLPLAVAPVAVGTAVAAHTAEPQWLPALGALAGALCLQIGSNFVNDFADAEKGADTEARQGPPRAVQQGWLTAHQMRRGAVLAFGLAFLVGLYLVAVGGWPILALGLVSIAAGYAYTGGPYPLGYHGLGDVAVFLFFGLGAVCGTVWVQLGTLPLEAWWAALPVGALATAVLCVNNLRDVATDRVAGKRTLAVRFGETAARAEYTGLVALALGVPLVWWLLLDAQWIWLPLLCAPPAIGLVRALRRERGSALNPILERTARLALLFSAFFAAGIALS
- the menH gene encoding 2-succinyl-6-hydroxy-2,4-cyclohexadiene-1-carboxylate synthase; this encodes MTERVTHVSAAGVSLAVHAWGRGPSVLALHGFTGTGGGFAPLAARWSQRYRVVAPDLVGHGASEAPSVAAPYAMEACVEQLSALIDAKALGRVHLFGYSMGGRTALALAARAPEKVASLALLGASPGLAGEDERAARRASDEALAARIEADGVAAFVESWESLPLFASQTTRLDGDTRAALRRDRLSQRASGLAGSLRGMGTGAQPALHAALGTLSVPCWIAAGAEDTKFVAIADQMAGQIPDAQRVDVPAAGHAAHWENANFLAASLSEFWSRVEARSEASHDG